The genomic interval ATGATTATCTCAAAGGTTTCTTCCCCAAGCTCCACCTGCAGTGACTAACACCATGGGCGTCATCTGATATTCATACGGACACTGAAACATTCACATATTCTCAACGTAAACATGATACACCTGCATCAGAGAGACGCTGCTACACAGCACTAAGTTGGACAACACAGAAAAGAACATTTATTTAAGTTATTATATTGTCAAtgtttggtaacactttataataaccatcattaacaaATGGTAAGATGATATTTAAATTAACCTTTGTTGATAGTTTATATTGTGTGAATTAACATGTTCCACAAGTTAAGCTCAGACTTGGAATGACTGCAGTTCATTTTTAGTGCGCCTGACTCCCACAGCACCTAATAAAATCAATACTCTTACACCATTTAGCCATTTCAGAAATTTGACCTCTAACCTCCCATCCAGCggttataaatgtttttaatttaatctgtATTTTATTATCACATTATTGTAATCGTAGCCATTCTACAAaactatattttcattttatcccCTTGATTTTCTGGCATAACTGCAAAATTTCAGTGGGTTTCGTGCAACTGAATGTTATTGTCATGTTATCTTAAATTTTATCAAATTATCTGATTTATAATGTCCATCTAGATTGTATTGTTCATCTATAAAAGACTGTctttattaacatttacaaatCATTATGGACGTCAGTTAGAGCTTAGTGATATACAACTGCTTAATAGATGGtttgtaaagcatttcattgtttgttaggAGCGACATGAACTACAGTACACTAAAGTTCAATTAACTATAgatgtaccatttattaatgatggttgttattttattttaaaagaagcTTAATGTCTCAGTGCTGGCGATGCATACTGACACAGGGGTACCACAAGGTTGCAAAATCACACATTCCACGCCTCCCCTTCCACGATGAGCCCAACAGTACTGGGTAAAAGTGGTGCATGATCGCCCCCTATCAGTGAGAATGATAGCACAAGCCCCAGAGTGATCATCCTGCATCATGCACCTCCCAGCACAGTACGAATGCATGCCCAGAGGTGCAGAGAGGGAGAATGGACTGTCAGGAGAGTCACACACGGGATACACACGGAACGGAGAAAAGATGCATGGGACGggcggaggggaaaaaaaaccaaaaccttAAAGCCACAGAATGATAGGTGGAGAATGTTGAGCacgagagacagaggagaggaagacagtaagaggatgagaggaggatgaaagacagagagagagagagagagagagagcagcagaggaggagagggggttAGCAGGCTTACCGGTTCCCCCAGTGTCCTGGGACTACCTCCTCCTTCAGTCTAACGTTGCCCAGCAGAAACAGAGGGAACAACAGAATTACACACACCTCCCAGCCCGACCCTTCCCACACTAACCTAACTGTGCATCTGGCCCCGTAACGTCATAGCTTATATTACACCCATGGCTGTGTTTTTGGTCTTCTCGTGGTCATCCAATTTCACAAATCTTCAAGTTATGGAGAAACTGCCCGCTTCAaaaatgcacacatgcactcatTCAAACAAGCAGGCGGACACATAATTACCATTTCCATTCGACTTACTGAAAAAAGCACATCACATGACTAGTCTTATCTTTGTCAACTCTGTCCTTCCACGTTTCAAGGGGTTGCAGTTAAGCCAACTGAAAGAGTGACAACCGGCTGAAAGCAAGACATGACGATGTCTGGATGAATCACTTAAAACAATGGAAATTAGACTGATAGATGGTAACAAGTAACTTACCATTATCTGTCTGGACTGTCTGGTTTTAAAAAAGCGTATTACAAGCACACTTTCACAGCCACCCACTTATGTACTGTGGAAAAACCGCCCCGGTGCGCCACTCTCCCTCAAtgcagatataaaaaaaaaaaaaacatgcagcgGCAACACAAAGCACTGATTCAAAACGAGAACAAAAAGATCATTCGAGAAACTGATGAGGAGGGATGGACTCGGCGCTGATCATTACAAGCTGGCGATTTGTAATCACATGGTTGATCcgattgtttttgtcatgtacACACCCAGTACTGCAGAGCTGTCCGCTGTGTGACTCAAGATGCTCATGATTGACCTTGACAATACAGGACGTGTTTTAGAAATACACATTCATTAAGCAAGAAGCAATCCAATGTCAGTTTCCTGCCCAGTGAGCCGAAAaaaaagctaacattagcatgagTCAGATACGTGCTAATAGTGATGTCATATGTCACGAATACTGAGATTAGGGAGACTGCCATGTTGCATGTTGAGTCAAATTATTTACACATTAATTAATGAAGAGCTGATGGAGAACTCAAAGGCCCGCCTTGCCCCTCCTTCTCATTGCTCACCCTCGCTGTGCTGGCTGCCTGCACTCCCACTGTGGAAACTGTGGCACGGGTCTGAGTAGCCTGGCGGGAAGCTGGGGGGGGCGGAGGGAAAGGGAGGATAGGGGTATGGCTGCCCGCCCAGGGGCCAGGGGTTGCTGGTGGGTGGAAGCGGTGCCAGAGTGTCCTGCTCAGAGCCTCCGCCGCTGGATCCCTCGTTTAAATTGAGTGATGCCATGTCTTATTGGAGAGAAAGCAGAAGCAGAGAGGGAGTGACTTAGCACAATCCTTCTATTCATAAATTTAAAAAGCCATACGCGTGGAAAGGCATTATTGACACACTGAGGGAAGCGGCCGTACTTTGACAGAGGTCCCCGAAGGTATAGTAGCACTGCTCGGAGAAGGTGATCTTGTTGACGGTGTGTCTCAGGTAGCCATGTTTCAGCAGACTGCTGGCGTACTTTCTCGCATCCCGCCGGTCCTTGAATCCTTCTACTCTGGAGTAAAGCCAGTCGACCACGTCAGCACCTGACACAgcgaaaaacacacacaaacagacatgagGTCTCCTTCTCTAATGTGTTGAGCAGATGCTAAAAATACTGTCAACATGCAAACTGCAACAACCACAGTGGCTACATGTAGAGAGGCAGCACGATGTTGCAAGAACCTTGAATAAAGAAGGTGAAATTAATGCCAAAACTGCTGTGTGCATGATTATTTTCAGGGCTCAGAATTAGATTTTATGGTTAgaccaccaaaaaaaaaaaacttgtgttAATGAGTTGCAATAAATCTTATTTTAGAACAAGAAACGGTTtcaaagaaatcaaacaaaGGATTTGAGAAAAGCTGGTATATGATTACAGATTAAATCCATTTCCGTCTCAAATTTCACATTTGTAATTCAAGCGTgcacagttttaaaaaaaaatgtaatggtcAATAAACATCAATTTCTTTATCCTTCATTTCTTGGTGTGTAAAGTTACTGAAGCAAATATCCTCTTAGACACAACCAGGATTTATAGTAGttgcataaaacacacatgtacagtaagTACATGCATTACTTACAGTAAATACAGGTTTGCTTTTAGTTTTGTGTGTGCCCACAGGGCTCAGCTTTTCTCACCTATGACGGCGTTGGCGATGGTGATCTTCAACCACATCCTGTCTCGAATTTCCAGGCCTGAGTCTGGCAACTGCATCACCTTGACGATGGTTGCCATGTCTGTTTTACTCGCAGATAGAGGCAGGTCATCAAACTCTGGGGTGGGAGAGGAGTTTGTGAGTGGAACTTCTCAATTGTTTAAGAGTTGTGAAGTTAATtaaaacagtgttgatgtttctAGAGTGTGATGGAGGTGTTGGTTGGTTGTCTTTACCATAGTGTGGGTAAGGGCCTGTCAAGGCGGTGGTGTGTGAAATCCAGGCTGCAGGGTCGATGGGTCTCACTGGTTCAGCTGAACAAATGCGACAAAACACATAAGGCAACTCTGATAAAAGATACAGTTTAAACACTGTCTGGCTCAAACCTCATCAGGGACATGAGCTACACTGCTTCTTatgtaaaataaagtaaaaataagtATAATTTAGTAAAATATGCATTTATACAGCtccaaatcacaatcacattgcctcagtgggcttttcaaactgtacagtgaacaacagcctctgtccttagaccctagATTCAATCAGTATAAGTATGTATGTGATTGCAATATAGTACTGGGGTTTGTCTTACCACGTGGGATGGTGAAGTAGCTTCGTGGAGACGGGTCCCAACATTTGGCAACAGTAAGACTAATAGGACTGCAGAGGAAGCAAACAGAAGAtcagttttaataaaaaaaaatctttttaaattcaCGGTATGTAATCTCGGCTGCTCAGGGTCTCTAGGTCTAAACAAAAGATGCAATTAATGTTGGATCACGGGAGCTGTTGTCTTCAGCGTTAAACACCCACCATTTCTGATGAAAATCTAGTGCAGcgttttattcatgttatgttTAGTCACGTGTGCAGACCTcattctctgactctctctgggAAGTTGTAGCAACGagcgaccaaatgaaatgcatcGAAACGTTACTGACGGAATTATCTGTGTTTGAACAGAATTGGAAACATTTCTGATAAATATAGGACTAAGGTGTACTTGTTCTTGGATGTTTTATCGTGGAAATGTTGCACGTTatatttttaaagacaaatgaGCAAAATGTGGTTAAGACATAtaataaaacatcaggaatTAACAGATTACTCTCCACACCACATTACTGACCACTTTAAAACAGAAGCGAGATGTCTGACGCCTTAACAACTGCTGTTGTCAGCTccggaaagaaagaaaattcagACTTCTTAAAACACCTTTTAACATCCTCCTGATGTAGCCTTATCTGATGTTTTCTTATTTGCGATGACAAGTGTgacacacaaaggaaaaaaagcagaaaggCAAGCTCATCTCCTGGCAATGTGGAAAAAGTCAAACACCTATTTTAagcatttatataaaaaaaaaaaactcatttgtGCACTGAGCTTTTGGTTTAAATGACACCCCAGGTTAATGCATATTTAGTATTTGTAAGTACATTGCTACATTTACTGTAAGAGCTTGTTCTAAACTGGTATAACAGCAACGGGAAAAGCTGATGTCAGCTTAGAGAGTCACTTGTCCTCTTTTATAAAAAGCCACAAAAGGGATCTGAAAAGTCAACAAATCTACCGTAGCAACGAACATACTGCTTTGGCAAAAATGGATAAACTCAAGGGATATGCTTGTATTTTACAGTTATGATTTCCTCAATGGGCTCTCCTAACTCTTTTAATCCTCTAAATACCCAACAAGCACGCCGCCTAATTTAAATGTAAGTCTCGAGTGTAATATTACCACCACACATACACTAAGTTATGCTCTCTATGTGATAATCTTCTGCTGCAGAGAGTTAAACAATCCTAATGCTCAGTCGCTGCTCCGAGACGAGCTGTTCTTACCCAGTTTTGGAAACGATCTCTCTGAGGATCCTCACAGCGTCGTCGTTGCTCATGTTCTCAAAGTTGACGTCATTCACCTGGTTGGCGGACAACAGCAAATACAATTACCTCGTTAAATCAAATGACATGACACAATTGCACAATGTTTTcatggcgaaaaattttatttTGAGGCTCTGCAGAGGGGCTCAGATGTGTTTATGCACTTTTCATCTCTGCTGTGCCTCACATGCCTTCAGATGCCTGCAAATCCTAAGCTGCTTTCTATGGGGAACACGGTAAACAATATAAAACCTATAATATGAATGTCGGGGCAATGACAGCAAATTGTAATCAGGCATCGTGCGTTTTGCTGGAGGGTGTAGCCGCGCAGAGATGAAAAGGGAGGAAAGAACaggaaggaaaaggagaggCAGAATTACGACTCGTATCAAAGACTCTCGTAATGGAAGTGAATGCAACGCTGAGGTTATTAATAGGCCACAAAACTTCAAATGGAAACACAGTCGTTTCTTTATACGTCCTGTTCAGCTTTCAGACTTTacaaaaaagcagcagcagaggtgtcTTCATAACGGcgatgaaaaaaagagaagtatCTGCAGGTGTACCTGAAGGAGCATGTCTCCAGGCTCTATTCTTCCATCGGCAGCTACAGCTCCTCCTTTCATGATGGAGCCGATGTAAATGCCGCCGTCTCCCCTGTCGTTGCTCTGACCGACAATACTGATACCCAGAAAGTTGTACTTCTCTGTCGCggagaatgaaaagaaatgagAGCAAGCACAGCATCAGCTCTGaaaaacattatatacatatttataaatCAAATCATATCTTTGAAGCCTCAGGTTTACCCATGTTGAGCGTGACCGTGATGATGTTGAGGCTCATGGTGGAGTCTGTGATACTGCTGAAGGACGACGACTAGAAAGGCAGGAAGAGGACACAACAAGTAAAGCACATCAGAAATAGTCAGAGTGGCATAAAATCG from Sparus aurata chromosome 7, fSpaAur1.1, whole genome shotgun sequence carries:
- the dvl1a gene encoding segment polarity protein dishevelled homolog DVL-1 isoform X3, with product MAETKIIYHIDEEETPYLVKLSVSPEKVTLADFKNVLNNRPVNSYKFFFKSMDQDFGVVKEEISDDNAKLPCFNGRVVSWLVLAESAHSDGGSQCTESHPELLPPLERTGGIGDSRPPSFHANAVSIRDGLDTETGTESLLSHRRERERERARRRARETELPRINGHSKSERTARDSAMGYDSASVMSSELESSSFVDSEEDEDASRLSSSTEQSSSSQLMRRHKRRRRRHKVAKIDRSSSFSSITDSTMSLNIITVTLNMEKYNFLGISIVGQSNDRGDGGIYIGSIMKGGAVAADGRIEPGDMLLQVNDVNFENMSNDDAVRILREIVSKTGPISLTVAKCWDPSPRSYFTIPRAEPVRPIDPAAWISHTTALTGPYPHYEFDDLPLSASKTDMATIVKVMQLPDSGLEIRDRMWLKITIANAVIGADVVDWLYSRVEGFKDRRDARKYASSLLKHGYLRHTVNKITFSEQCYYTFGDLCQNMASLNLNEGSSGGGSEQDTLAPLPPTSNPWPLGGQPYPYPPFPSAPPSFPPGYSDPCHSFHSGSAGSQHSEGQS
- the dvl1a gene encoding segment polarity protein dishevelled homolog DVL-1 isoform X2, producing the protein MGTTTLLECFACSRRVRWLPRPLRLRRPFQPIRCYPETAPPHWQFPRINGHSKSERTARDSAMGYDSASVMSSELESSSFVDSEEDEDASRLSSSTEQSSSSQLMRRHKRRRRRHKVAKIDRSSSFSSITDSTMSLNIITVTLNMEKYNFLGISIVGQSNDRGDGGIYIGSIMKGGAVAADGRIEPGDMLLQVNDVNFENMSNDDAVRILREIVSKTGPISLTVAKCWDPSPRSYFTIPRAEPVRPIDPAAWISHTTALTGPYPHYEFDDLPLSASKTDMATIVKVMQLPDSGLEIRDRMWLKITIANAVIGADVVDWLYSRVEGFKDRRDARKYASSLLKHGYLRHTVNKITFSEQCYYTFGDLCQNMASLNLNEGSSGGGSEQDTLAPLPPTSNPWPLGGQPYPYPPFPSAPPSFPPGYSDPCHSFHSGSAGSQHSEGSRSSGSNPSAGKGRRSSPQEKGQRSTCSESEPRVRGGKRGDRSASQMSHHSHTISSHSHARSSLSHSQSHRSHTVSQNSHPSFTYSHAPFTQPGPGSCAHSERSHASSYGPPGLPPPYCLARLAPKTSYSSSTPPGAPPGRELAAVPPELTASRQSFQHAMGNPCEFFVDIM
- the dvl1a gene encoding segment polarity protein dishevelled homolog DVL-1 isoform X4 encodes the protein MAETKIIYHIDEEETPYLVKLSVSPEKVTLADFKNVLNNRPVNSYKFFFKSMDQDFGVVKEEISDDNAKLPCFNGRVVSWLVLAESAHSDGGSQCTESHPELLPPLERTGGIGDSRPPSFHANAVSIRDGLDTETGTESLLSHRRERERERARRRARETELPRINGHSKSERTARDSAMGYDSASVMSSELESSSFVDSEEDEDASRLSSSTEQSSSSQLMRRHKRRRRRHKVAKIDRSSSFSSITDSTMSLNIITVTLNMEKYNFLGISIVGQSNDRGDGGIYIGSIMKGGAVAADGRIEPGDMLLQVNDVNFENMSNDDAVRILREIVSKTGPISLTVAKCWDPSPRSYFTIPRAEPVRPIDPAAWISHTTALTGPYPHYEFDDLPLSASKTDMATIVKVMQLPDSGLEIRDRMWLKITIANAVIGADVVDWLYSRVEGFKDRRDARKYASSLLKHGYLRHTVNKITFSEQCYYTFGDLCQNMASLNLNEGSSGGGSEQDTLAPLPPTSNPWPLGGQPYPYPPFPSAPPSFPPGYSDPCHSFHSGSAGSQHSED